In Nocardioides cavernae, a single genomic region encodes these proteins:
- a CDS encoding sugar transferase, translating to MSVRGWLTSFSGLSLGFKSSVGDAMSVVSRAPELERPSGDVKHRSLQVVGTREREVDASVWRRRHARALLLGDLIVLALALGTAQIAKFGFMAAPEVDGLGITYAGLGLALAVVWWASLQMNQSRNPLVVGHGSEEYRRVIVATFRVFAVLAMVSLVLKIDASRLYFATAFPLGLVGLLVERKLARVGLHRARKQGMATVRVLVVGGERTATELAKWFAKHKTAGYEVCGVWVPDESMPLAIVQEGAIASVPVMSSHTDFAEALAISGATTVVVTDTEHLGHESLRDLAWQLEGSNIDLILSPNVLNVSSSRLYLQDVSGMPMLHVSEPQYAGAARLTKRLFDIVGATAILVVATPLFVATALAIRLSSPGSVFYRQERIGRRGDSFGMIKFRSMRSDADSQLASLLAAEGKSLSELPKLTKDPRVTPVGAFIRRFSIDELPQLLNVIKGDMSLVGPRPQRDFEVAQYDHVAHRRLTVRPGMTGLWQVSGRSDLAYSEAISLDVHYVENWSMMTDLSILWRTARAVVGSDGAY from the coding sequence ATGTCAGTCAGGGGTTGGTTGACGTCGTTCTCGGGGTTGAGCCTCGGGTTTAAGTCATCCGTGGGGGATGCAATGTCCGTAGTCAGTCGTGCGCCAGAGTTGGAACGACCCAGCGGCGATGTCAAGCATCGCTCGCTTCAAGTTGTCGGCACCCGTGAGAGGGAGGTCGACGCATCTGTCTGGCGTCGACGTCATGCGCGTGCACTCCTGCTGGGCGACCTTATCGTGCTGGCGCTGGCGCTCGGCACCGCCCAGATCGCCAAGTTCGGGTTCATGGCCGCTCCCGAGGTAGACGGGCTGGGGATCACCTACGCCGGTCTCGGTCTGGCGCTGGCCGTGGTGTGGTGGGCGTCTCTGCAGATGAACCAGTCGCGCAACCCGCTGGTGGTCGGACACGGATCGGAAGAGTACCGGCGCGTCATCGTGGCGACATTCCGCGTGTTTGCGGTGCTGGCGATGGTCTCACTCGTTCTCAAGATTGACGCCTCCCGCCTCTACTTCGCCACGGCTTTTCCGCTCGGCCTTGTCGGCCTGCTCGTCGAGCGCAAGCTCGCTCGAGTGGGGCTGCACCGAGCGCGCAAGCAGGGCATGGCCACCGTCCGAGTACTGGTCGTGGGCGGAGAGCGCACAGCCACTGAGTTGGCGAAGTGGTTCGCGAAGCACAAGACGGCGGGCTATGAAGTTTGTGGCGTGTGGGTGCCAGACGAGAGCATGCCGCTCGCAATCGTCCAGGAGGGCGCAATCGCGAGCGTGCCCGTGATGTCATCTCACACGGACTTCGCCGAGGCTCTAGCCATCTCCGGCGCTACGACAGTGGTAGTCACAGACACCGAACACCTCGGCCACGAGTCTCTTCGTGACCTGGCCTGGCAGCTCGAAGGGTCGAACATCGACCTGATCCTGTCCCCGAACGTCCTCAACGTGTCGTCGTCTCGCCTGTACCTCCAGGACGTGTCGGGCATGCCGATGCTTCACGTCAGCGAGCCGCAGTACGCCGGCGCCGCCCGCCTCACGAAGCGGCTCTTCGACATTGTTGGCGCTACCGCGATCCTGGTTGTGGCGACTCCCTTGTTCGTGGCTACGGCGCTGGCGATCAGGCTCTCGAGCCCCGGGTCAGTCTTCTACCGCCAGGAGCGCATCGGTCGACGCGGCGACAGCTTCGGAATGATCAAGTTCCGATCGATGCGGTCGGACGCAGACAGTCAGTTGGCGTCGCTACTCGCGGCCGAGGGCAAGTCGTTGTCCGAGCTTCCGAAGTTGACCAAGGACCCTCGCGTTACGCCGGTCGGCGCGTTCATCAGGCGGTTCTCCATCGACGAGCTCCCGCAACTTCTCAACGTCATCAAGGGCGACATGAGCCTGGTGGGACCGCGACCGCAGCGCGACTTCGAGGTTGCGCAGTACGACCACGTTGCGCACAGGCGTCTGACCGTGCGACCGGGCATGACTGGACTGTGGCAGGTCTCTGGACGGTCTGACCTCGCGTACAGCGAAGCAATCAGCCTCGATGTCCACTATGTCGAGAACTGGTCGATGATGACCGACCTCTCAATTCTCTGGCGTACCGCCCGAGCTGTCGTTGGTTCGGACGGCGCCTACTAA
- a CDS encoding lipopolysaccharide biosynthesis protein, with protein MSESSSPASDSGAGSSARGIKSTLIGVAAPPIATLVAYSVLAQLLGPEGRGFAAAATAPLLLITSALTLGLPEALTYFESQTAVRRRVSAGAIAALLFAGMVGTALTYWASDSLSGGDADLAQTMTWVAAFSAPALLVAGLRGIALARQRWSLVATERILSALLRLTSILVLALVLGLTPTNAALALGATLAVGGVVYVRLLRREPRRQELAREAQGPTYRQLHGYGLRAWLGSIAGILLMRLDQLLLTPLAGLQQLGFYVVAVNVAEAALIFNAAVREVVFSKQSSRGDVRQLARASRMSTVVTLALVIALASLAPVAIPIVFGDAFSPSIGPTMILLAAVLLGNPGSVVGAGLAASGRPELRSFSLLAGLVVNVVIIVTLAPQWGAAGAALATLAGNVVSAGLNIRWYCRIAEARPRDFLVLRASDFRDTVAVARTTLRRHR; from the coding sequence TTGAGCGAGTCTTCTAGCCCAGCAAGCGACTCAGGGGCTGGATCCTCGGCACGAGGTATCAAGTCCACGCTCATCGGCGTGGCGGCGCCCCCTATTGCAACACTTGTCGCCTACAGCGTCTTGGCACAACTTCTCGGCCCCGAGGGTCGTGGCTTCGCGGCCGCGGCAACCGCTCCGCTTCTTCTGATCACGTCGGCACTGACGCTTGGGTTGCCAGAAGCCCTAACCTACTTCGAGTCCCAGACGGCCGTGCGCCGCCGCGTCTCGGCGGGCGCCATCGCCGCCCTGCTTTTCGCGGGAATGGTGGGCACAGCCCTCACCTACTGGGCTAGCGACTCCCTCAGCGGTGGCGATGCTGATCTGGCGCAGACGATGACCTGGGTGGCCGCCTTTTCTGCGCCGGCGCTCTTAGTTGCCGGCCTCCGCGGTATCGCACTCGCAAGGCAGCGTTGGTCCCTGGTTGCGACAGAGCGCATCTTGAGTGCCCTACTTCGACTCACATCGATCTTGGTCCTCGCTCTAGTCCTTGGGCTTACACCCACGAACGCTGCGCTGGCGCTGGGCGCCACGCTAGCGGTTGGCGGCGTGGTGTACGTTCGCCTACTTCGTCGAGAGCCGAGGCGCCAGGAGCTCGCGCGCGAGGCCCAGGGACCGACGTACCGGCAACTTCACGGCTACGGCCTTCGTGCGTGGCTCGGATCGATTGCCGGCATCTTGCTCATGCGGCTTGACCAGCTCCTCCTCACGCCGCTCGCCGGGCTCCAGCAACTGGGGTTCTACGTGGTCGCAGTCAACGTCGCGGAGGCAGCGTTGATCTTCAACGCGGCGGTGCGAGAAGTGGTCTTCTCAAAGCAGTCGTCACGGGGTGACGTGCGCCAGCTCGCACGGGCCTCGCGGATGTCGACTGTTGTGACCCTGGCTCTGGTCATTGCGTTAGCTTCGTTGGCGCCAGTGGCTATCCCGATCGTTTTCGGTGACGCCTTTAGCCCCTCGATTGGGCCGACCATGATCTTGCTCGCCGCCGTTCTGCTCGGGAACCCCGGGTCAGTCGTGGGGGCTGGACTAGCTGCGTCTGGACGTCCGGAGCTGCGCAGTTTCAGCCTTCTTGCCGGGCTTGTGGTGAACGTCGTCATAATCGTCACGTTGGCTCCGCAGTGGGGCGCAGCGGGAGCAGCCCTCGCCACCCTGGCAGGCAACGTCGTTTCGGCCGGCCTTAACATCCGGTGGTACTGCCGGATCGCCGAAGCGCGCCCGCGCGACTTCCTCGTTCTTCGGGCATCCGATTTTCGAGACACCGTCGCCGTGGCTAGGACGACACTTCGTCGTCACCGCTAG